In Alphaproteobacteria bacterium, a genomic segment contains:
- a CDS encoding MoaD/ThiS family protein yields the protein MARVSFTENLQRHLSCPVVCGAGDTVSAVLNDVFRDNAALRSYLLDDQGRLRQHVAVYINDRLVADRDRLTDPVADADEVFVFQALSGG from the coding sequence GTGGCACGGGTCAGTTTCACGGAAAACCTTCAGCGGCACCTGTCCTGCCCCGTGGTATGCGGGGCGGGGGATACGGTGTCCGCGGTTCTGAACGATGTCTTCCGGGACAATGCCGCGTTGCGCAGCTACCTGCTGGATGACCAGGGGCGGCTGCGGCAGCACGTGGCGGTATACATCAACGACAGGCTCGTCGCCGACCGGGACCGCCTGACCGACCCGGTCGCGGATGCCGACGAGGTTTTCGTGTTTCAGGCATTGTCGGGAGGATGA
- a CDS encoding exo-alpha-sialidase, with protein sequence MTERLYVATRKGLLEYSMQNGAWVCGRQSFVGDPVTAVLRDGRDGSLYAALNLGHFGVKMHRSEDGGATWRELPAPAFPAVPDGADGPSVSLIWTLVAGGADRPGWLWAGTLPGGLFVSRDRGESWALNEPLWNHPRRGEWNGGGYDDPGIHSICVDPRDSSRLAIGVSSGGVWMTADAGQTWSLGGKGLRAAYMPPALAFEPIAQDPHRLARCPAAPDVIWCQHHNGIFRSEDGGESFTEIETASPSAFGFAVAVHPADPDTAWFVPAVKDEFRYPVDQRLVATVTRDGGRTFTTLDAGLPDQPSFDLIYRHALDVDGAGDRLAMGSTTGNLWVGEAGGTRWQQVSGYLPPIHQVLWA encoded by the coding sequence GTGACGGAGCGGCTCTATGTGGCGACCCGCAAGGGATTGCTGGAATATTCGATGCAGAATGGCGCCTGGGTATGCGGCCGGCAATCCTTTGTCGGCGATCCGGTGACGGCGGTGCTGCGGGACGGGCGCGACGGCAGCCTCTACGCCGCCCTGAACCTGGGACATTTTGGCGTCAAGATGCATCGTTCCGAAGACGGGGGCGCGACCTGGCGGGAATTGCCCGCGCCGGCATTCCCCGCCGTGCCGGACGGCGCGGACGGGCCGAGCGTCTCGCTGATCTGGACGCTCGTCGCCGGCGGGGCGGACCGGCCCGGCTGGCTCTGGGCCGGGACGCTGCCGGGCGGGCTGTTCGTGTCCCGCGACCGCGGCGAAAGCTGGGCGTTGAACGAGCCGCTGTGGAATCATCCGCGGCGCGGCGAATGGAACGGCGGCGGCTATGACGATCCGGGCATCCATTCCATCTGCGTCGACCCGCGCGACAGCAGCCGGCTGGCGATCGGCGTGTCCTCCGGCGGGGTCTGGATGACGGCGGATGCGGGACAGACCTGGTCGCTGGGCGGCAAAGGGCTCCGCGCCGCATACATGCCGCCGGCGCTCGCCTTCGAGCCGATTGCGCAGGACCCGCACAGGCTCGCCCGCTGCCCCGCCGCGCCCGATGTCATCTGGTGCCAGCACCATAACGGGATTTTCCGTTCCGAGGACGGCGGCGAAAGTTTTACGGAAATCGAAACGGCCTCGCCATCCGCCTTCGGCTTCGCTGTCGCGGTGCATCCCGCCGATCCGGATACCGCCTGGTTCGTGCCGGCGGTAAAGGATGAATTCCGTTACCCGGTGGACCAGCGGCTGGTGGCGACCGTGACGCGCGACGGCGGCAGGACGTTCACGACCCTCGATGCGGGATTGCCGGACCAGCCGTCCTTCGACCTGATCTACCGCCATGCGCTGGATGTCGACGGCGCCGGGGACCGGCTGGCGATGGGGTCGACGACGGGCAATCTCTGGGTCGGCGAGGCGGGCGGGACCCGCTGGCAGCAGGTCAGCGGCTACCTGCCGCCCATCCACCAGGTCCTTTGGGCGTGA
- a CDS encoding tetratricopeptide repeat protein, with protein MTGREKPPEDSAALLRRATELHGAGDAAGAAALFRQIASAHPDQPAAWALLGGALLDAGQAEEAVDALGRAAALAPDNDDIAIELAVASHASGRPEAAVGVLSGRLARLQESERAQAVRAEAYRSLSRLDAAIAGYRRVLEINPDNNAARVALGACQQRAGDLAGAVQSYREALARDPLADDAWSNLGLALKAAGRFDDAVTALENAVALNPDDPATLCNLGVVLMDAGRMDDAARALESVTGNHPAFVGGWSNLGNLRQEEGRLDAALEAHGRALALDPDNAECHWNRAMTLLLSGDFTSGFAEYEWRRHTPDHAPPVHDSPLWDGSDPSGRRILLLAEQGFGDAIQFARYAPVLRELGADVTIGCHAKLAGLFGTLPGSPRIVSTGGAVPPVDCHAPLMSLPHLLGSGTETIPANVPYLFPPIDAKPPPAGNGRRRIGLCWTGNPKHPDNAQRSVTPAALSPLLARDDVEWISLQFGPGSEQAAGTCLADWSAHLDGFADTAAALSALDLVITVDTATAHLAGALGRPVWLLLKYSPDWRWMLARADSPWYPTMRLFRQDAPGDWADVVHRLGEALEMWVEN; from the coding sequence TTGACCGGTCGCGAAAAGCCCCCCGAGGACAGCGCCGCCCTGCTGCGGCGGGCGACCGAACTGCATGGAGCGGGCGATGCGGCGGGCGCGGCCGCGCTTTTCAGGCAGATCGCGTCCGCGCATCCGGATCAGCCCGCCGCCTGGGCGCTGCTGGGAGGCGCGCTGCTGGATGCGGGGCAGGCGGAAGAGGCGGTAGACGCCCTTGGCCGGGCCGCGGCCCTCGCGCCGGACAATGACGATATCGCCATTGAACTGGCCGTTGCATCGCATGCATCGGGCCGGCCGGAAGCGGCCGTTGGCGTGTTGTCGGGGCGGCTCGCGCGGCTGCAGGAATCGGAACGGGCGCAGGCGGTGCGGGCGGAAGCGTATCGCAGCCTGTCGCGACTGGATGCGGCGATCGCCGGATACCGGCGGGTTCTGGAGATCAATCCGGATAACAATGCCGCGCGGGTGGCGCTGGGCGCCTGCCAGCAGCGCGCGGGAGATTTGGCCGGCGCCGTGCAGTCCTATCGGGAGGCGCTGGCGCGCGATCCGCTGGCGGACGACGCATGGAGCAATCTCGGGCTGGCGCTGAAGGCGGCGGGGCGTTTCGACGACGCGGTGACGGCGCTGGAAAATGCGGTGGCGCTCAACCCGGACGACCCCGCGACGCTGTGCAACCTTGGTGTCGTGCTGATGGATGCGGGCCGGATGGATGACGCCGCCCGCGCGCTGGAATCCGTGACGGGGAATCATCCGGCGTTCGTGGGCGGCTGGAGCAATCTGGGCAACCTGCGGCAGGAAGAAGGCCGGCTGGACGCGGCGCTGGAAGCGCATGGCCGGGCGTTGGCGCTGGATCCCGATAACGCCGAATGCCACTGGAACCGGGCGATGACCCTGCTGCTGTCGGGCGATTTCACAAGCGGATTCGCCGAATATGAATGGCGCCGGCACACCCCGGACCATGCACCGCCCGTACACGATTCGCCGCTATGGGACGGCAGCGATCCGTCAGGGCGGCGCATCCTGTTGCTGGCGGAGCAGGGTTTCGGCGACGCGATACAGTTTGCCCGCTACGCGCCAGTTCTGCGGGAACTGGGCGCCGACGTGACAATCGGCTGCCACGCGAAACTGGCCGGGCTTTTCGGGACGTTGCCGGGTAGCCCGCGCATTGTATCGACCGGCGGCGCCGTGCCGCCCGTCGATTGCCATGCGCCGTTGATGAGCCTGCCGCATCTGCTCGGTTCCGGGACGGAAACAATCCCGGCAAACGTGCCCTACCTGTTCCCGCCAATAGATGCGAAGCCGCCGCCCGCCGGAAACGGACGGCGGCGAATCGGGTTGTGCTGGACCGGCAATCCGAAACATCCCGACAACGCACAGCGTTCCGTAACGCCGGCGGCGCTGTCGCCGCTGCTGGCGCGCGATGACGTCGAATGGATCAGCCTGCAATTCGGCCCCGGTTCGGAGCAGGCGGCCGGAACATGCCTCGCCGACTGGTCGGCGCATCTCGACGGATTCGCCGATACGGCGGCGGCGCTTTCGGCGCTCGACCTCGTCATTACCGTCGATACGGCCACCGCGCACCTTGCGGGGGCGCTCGGCCGTCCGGTCTGGCTGCTGCTGAAATATTCGCCGGACTGGCGCTGGATGCTCGCGCGCGCCGACAGCCCGTGGTATCCGACCATGCGCCTGTTCCGGCAGGACGCGCCCGGCGACTGGGCGGATGTGGTGCATCGCCTCGGCGAGGCACTGGAAATGTGGGTGGAGAACTGA
- a CDS encoding YqaA family protein: protein MLRRTYDWTMDLAARPHAMFWLFVIAFAESSFFPIPPDVLIIPMVLAAPTRAWRIVAVATAGSVLGGLAGYGIGYFLFETVGQVILDFYGYAAKFERFQDWYREWGGWIVFAGGFSPVPYKVITIASGSVNLDLTTFTVVSVISRGGRFLLVAVLLWKFGAPIRAFIERWLGPLTLAFVVLLVSGFVVLKYLA from the coding sequence ATGCTGCGCCGTACCTATGACTGGACCATGGATCTGGCCGCGCGGCCGCATGCAATGTTCTGGCTGTTCGTCATCGCCTTCGCCGAAAGTTCCTTTTTCCCGATACCGCCGGATGTGCTGATCATTCCGATGGTGCTGGCGGCGCCGACCCGGGCCTGGCGGATCGTCGCCGTGGCGACCGCCGGTTCCGTGCTGGGCGGGCTGGCCGGATACGGCATCGGCTATTTCCTGTTCGAGACCGTAGGGCAGGTCATTCTCGACTTCTACGGTTATGCTGCGAAGTTCGAGCGTTTTCAGGACTGGTACCGGGAATGGGGCGGCTGGATCGTATTCGCCGGCGGGTTCAGCCCGGTGCCCTACAAGGTGATCACGATTGCCAGCGGTTCGGTGAATCTGGACCTGACGACCTTTACGGTGGTCTCGGTGATCAGCCGCGGCGGCCGGTTCCTGCTCGTCGCGGTCCTGTTGTGGAAATTCGGCGCGCCGATCCGCGCCTTCATCGAACGCTGGCTCGGGCCGCTGACGCTGGCCTTCGTCGTATTGCTGGTATCCGGCTTTGTCGTGCTTAAGTATCTGGCATGA
- a CDS encoding disulfide bond formation protein B: MNLQNPYLAPILLLVMSAGTLGGAYAFQYWGGLQPCALCLYQRWPWWIAGALAIVAIVAVRDRRLHAAALSLATLAVWVGAGIAVYHVGVEQRWWEGPSACSGAATPATLEELRAMVLAAPVVRCDDVAWSLFGISMAGYNALLSLATGGGVVWLLRNERRRQ; encoded by the coding sequence ATGAACCTGCAGAATCCGTATCTGGCCCCGATCCTGCTGCTTGTCATGAGCGCCGGGACGCTGGGTGGCGCATATGCCTTTCAATACTGGGGCGGGCTGCAGCCGTGCGCCCTGTGCCTGTACCAGCGCTGGCCCTGGTGGATCGCGGGCGCCCTCGCCATCGTGGCGATCGTCGCGGTCCGGGACCGGCGGCTGCATGCGGCGGCGTTGTCCCTGGCGACCCTGGCGGTCTGGGTCGGCGCCGGAATTGCCGTTTATCATGTCGGCGTCGAACAGCGCTGGTGGGAAGGACCGTCGGCCTGTTCCGGCGCGGCCACCCCGGCGACGCTGGAGGAATTGCGCGCCATGGTGCTGGCCGCGCCGGTCGTCCGCTGCGACGATGTCGCCTGGTCGCTGTTCGGCATTTCGATGGCGGGGTATAATGCGCTGCTGTCGCTGGCGACCGGCGGCGGCGTCGTGTGGCTGTTGCGCAACGAACGGAGGCGGCAATGA